The Chengkuizengella sediminis genome segment ATCTTTCCTTTTTAAGTGGGTAAGCTCATGTAAAAGCACATATCTTTTCTCTTCATCTGATAATTGATGTATTATTTCTTTTGGTAGTAATAGTTTGGGACGAATCAATCCTGTAATTGAAGGTGTGTTTATTGCATCATCATAAATCATGATAATCTTATTTCTCAACTTCATTTCAATTTTGCAATTTCCTAAAAGTTTAATGAATTTAACATCTTCGCATCTTGATTGTTTTCTAAGTTTCCAATGAAAACGGGTATTTACAATCAGAAACGTTATTAATATTGTAAGTGTACCTGTAATCCAAATGATTCCTAATATCTCGTAATTCAACTTAAACGTTTCATTCACTTGATCTGGAGTTAAAGGTGATGGCTTCTGTCCAAGGTTAGCATTATTATCCATATTCGGTATTGTAAAATCTTTGACTTTATCATTGAAAACATCTGCATTACTTATATGTTGTGTAGAATCAATCTGTTGTAGTGCTTGTGGAAATAAATTGAAAATACTCAATGAGCTTTCTGGTGTATACGGAATGATTAGTCTTAATATAACAAGGAACCAAATATAGTAATGCCATTGGGGATTCAGTTTATCTTTAAAAATCAATTTTACTAATATGATGATTCCTATGACAACACTACTCATCAATGATAAATTTAAAATGGTTTTAAATAATGATGTTAGGTCCACTAATTCTCCTCCCTTTTATTGAGGGTGTTCTTACACTAAGAATCCTTTTTTTCTTCAAGAATGAGTTTTAATTCTTCAATCTCATTTTGAGATAGTTTTTCATCTTTGATGAAATTTGCAAGTAACATTTTAACGGAGCCTGAATATACCTTTTCCAAAAATGATTTTGTTTCTACTCTCTTACACTCGTCCTCAGTAACAAGTGGAAAAAATGAATTTAATCGAGATTCTTTTTTTACTCCAATCGCTTCTTTTTTGACTAAACGACTAATGAGAGTATGAATCGTTTTAGGGCTCCAACTCGTTTCTTTTTTTAATGCATCAATGATTTCAGATGAAGTTAATGGTGAATTTCTCCATAATACTTTTATTATTTTCCATTCAGCTTCTGATATTTTTGGGAGAT includes the following:
- a CDS encoding BlaI/MecI/CopY family transcriptional regulator translates to MIPIKDLPKISEAEWKIIKVLWRNSPLTSSEIIDALKKETSWSPKTIHTLISRLVKKEAIGVKKESRLNSFFPLVTEDECKRVETKSFLEKVYSGSVKMLLANFIKDEKLSQNEIEELKLILEEKKDS